In the genome of Candoia aspera isolate rCanAsp1 chromosome 1, rCanAsp1.hap2, whole genome shotgun sequence, one region contains:
- the KALRN gene encoding kalirin isoform X2, with product MKEGRQAAYASTSCRGWFLAKCCCCFPRCKDTYSTSSNENGAKSDSVANLQPHSSLNSIQSSPGPKRSTNTLKKWLTSPVRRLNSGKADSNIKKQKKVREGRKSFDLGSPKPGDETTPQGDSADEKSKKGWGEDEPDEESHTPLPPPMKIFDNDPTQDEMSSSLLASRQTSSDVPTAADLVSAIEKLVKSKLTLEGGSYRGSLKDSTGCLNESVTPSTPPSRNFEEEQKAKAMRGRMFVLNELVQTEKDYVKDLGTVVEGFMKRIEEKGVPEDMKGKDKIVFGNIHQIYDWHKDFFLAELEKCLQEHDRLAQLFIKHERRLHMYVVYCQNKPKSEYIVAECGTYFEEVQQEINQRLTLSDFLIKPIQRITKYQLLLKDFLKYSEKAGLECSEIEKAVELMCLVPKRCNDMMNLGRLQGFEGKLAAQGKLLQQDTFYVTEQDSGGLSRPKERRVFLFEQIVIFSELLRKGSLTPGYLFKRNIKMTYLILEENVDNDPCKFALLNRETSERLILQSANPEIQQAWVQDINQVLDTQRDFLNALQSPIEYQRKESSSSALMRPQTSRAPQPITRPYSSGPVGSDKTSKATMRNPSLPPLKISTSNGNTGHEQHQPGDKYEQSKNDLGGCNGTSSMVVIKDYYALKENEICVNQGEVVQVLAINQQNMFLVYQPANDHSPAAEGWIPGNILAPLTKSTTDNSDGSIK from the exons ATACCTATTCCACCTCCTCCAATGAAAATGGAGCAAAATCTGATTCTGTGGCCAATTTACAGCCTCACTCGTCCCTTAATTCCATCCAGAGCTCCCCTGGTCCAAAGCGTTCAACCAACACCCTGAAAAAATGGCTAACAAGCCCTGTACGCCGACTGAACAGTGGGAAGGCTGACAGCAAcatcaaaaaacaaaagaaagtacgtgaaggaaggaagagcttTGACTTAGGTTCCCCCAAGCCTGGAGATGAAACTACACCTCAGGGAGACAGTGCCGATGAG AAGAGCAAGAAAGGTTGGGGGGAAGATGAACCAGATGAAGAATCTCATACACCACTTCCTCCTCCAATGAAGATTTTTGATAATGATCCTACACAAGATGAGATG TCTTCCTCTTTGCTAGCTTCTCGACAGACCAGCTCTGATGTCCCAACTGCTGCAGATCTTGTCAGTGCAATAGAAAAATTGGTCAAAAGCAAGCTG ACATTAGAAGGAGGCTCCTACCGAGGAAGCTTAAAGGATAGTACTGGATGCCTGAATGAAAGTGTGACACCTTCAACTCCTCCTTCAAGAAACTTTGAAGAGGAACAAAAAGCCAAAGCTATGAGAGGCAGGAT GTTTGTTCTAAATGAACTGGTACAAACGGAGAAAGACTATGTCAAAGACTTAGGAACTGTGGTGGAG GGATTCAtgaaaagaatagaagaaaaaggTGTGCCTGAAGATATGAAAGGGAAAGACAAGATTGTATTTGGAAACATTCACCAGATCTATGATTGGCACAAAGA TTTTTTTCTTGCTGAACTGGAAAAGTGCCTTCAGGAGCATGACCGTTTAGCACAGCTCTTCATCAAACAC GAGAGGCGATTACACATGTATGTGGTGTACtgtcaaaataaaccaaaatcagAATATATAGTAGCTGAATGTGGTACATATTTTGAG GAGGTGCAACAAGAAATAAACCAGCGGTTAACTCTCAGTGACTTCTTAATTAAGCCCATTCAAAGAATAACCAAGTACCAGTTGCTTCTCAAG GATTTCCTGAAATACAGTGAAAAGGCTGGATTGGAGTGCTCCGAGATAGAG AAAGCTGTAGAGTTGATGTGCCTTGTTCCTAAACGCTGCAATGACATGATGAATCTAGGACGACTGCAGGGCTTTGAG GGCAAGCTGGCAGCTCAAGGGAAATTGTTGCAACAGGATACATTCTATGTAACAGAGCAGGACTCTGGAGGGTTGTCTCGGCCAAAGGAACGCAGAGTTTTCCTCTTTGAGCAAATAGTCATCTTTAGTGAACTACTCAGGAAAGGCTCTTTAACACCTGGGTACCTGTTTAAGCGGAACATAAAG ATGACATACCTAATACTTGAGGAGAATGTGGACAACGATCCTTGCAAATTTGCTCTCCTGAATCGGGAAACATCAGAAAGGCTCATTTTGCAGTCTGCCAATCCTGAAATCCAACAAGCTTGGGTACAGGATATCAATCAAGTACTTGACACACAGAGGGACTTCTTAAATG CATTACAGTCTCCTATAGAGTATCAGCGCAAAGAAAGCAGCAGCTCAGCTCTAATGAGACCCCAGACCAGCCGGGCACCTCAACCCATCACCAGACCCTATTCCTCAGGCCCTGTAGGATCTGATAAAACTTCAAAGGCTACAATGCGCAACCCATCTCTTCCACCTCTGAAGATATCTACCTCCAATGGTAACACAGGGCATGAACAGCACCAGCCTGGGGACAAATATGAACAGAGCAAG AATGACTTGGGTGGGTGCAATGGAACCTCTTCTATGGTGGTCATCAAAGATTACTATGCATTAAAGGAGAACGAAATCTGTGTCAACCAGGGTGAAGTGGTCCAAGTACTTGCCATTAACCAGCAGAACATGTTTCTTGTGTACCAGCCTGCCAATGACCACTCACCAGCAGCAGAAGGATGGATCCCAGGGAATATCTTGGCTCCCCTCACTAAATCAACTACAGATAATAGCGACGGAAGCATAAAGTAA